A stretch of DNA from Streptococcus sp. NPS 308:
ACGAACTGCCTATAAGACTAAAATGAATCACCTACCCAGTCCTTACAAAGTTGCCATTTGGGACGACTCTGAGAAAAGATTGGAACTAGAACAAATACTGGATAGACTTCCTCAGAAAGAACTAGCTCGATGGGCATTAGAGAACTCGCGAGATTTCTTATCTTTAATTGATATCGGTGATGAAGGTGAGAAAAATAAAATAATTCGGCAAGCTTATGAGGCTTTTGATGCACGATTGAGAAATGAGTTCTCACCTCATGAGTTGAGAAAAGCAGGTTTCGCAGCAAATCTCCTCTCTAAAAATGCCCAAAATCAAATCGCTAAGTACGCTGCCAGAGTCTTTGTACAAGCTATTTCAACAGCCCATATGAGAGGACACGGCATCGTTTCCGCGGATTATGCTATCAAAGTAAGGAATCTCTAAGAGGCAGACAAGTTAGAACTTGTGAGAAAAGAACGAGAAAAGCAGATCAGACTGGCTGACTCCTTTATAGGCAATGAAAAAGAATTTATCATCTTGAAAGAGTGATAGTGGGAATAAAATACTAATCCTAGAAATAGCATCTAGGATTTTACTATGCTAAAATGGAAAGACAGTCTCAAAATTTCTAGTTGATTTATCTTGAGAATAGCTACTTTTAAAGGGAGTAACAATCTATGAACGAGAAAACAAAAGCTTACCTAGCAGCCTTATCCTTTTCAGCAATCATTGGATTTTCTTTTTTATTTACAAAGATTGCTTTAGGCTATGCCAGTCCTCTCACCAACTTAGCGCATCGCTATACAATCGCTGCTCTGGTATTGGTCATCCTTCATCAAACCAAACTTATCAAAGTGAGTTTAAGTAGAAAAGATATTCTTTCTATTCTTCCTATGAGTCTTTTCTATCCACTTCTCTTTTTTATTTTTCAATCCTTTGCTTTACAGTATATATCGTCTTCTGAAGCGGGAATTTTACAAGCGCTTGTCCCGATTTTTACTCTCCTTTTGGCATCGGTCTTTCTCAAGGAAAAGACAAGTTTGCTGCAAAAGTTCTTTTTAATTTTATCCGTAGCAGGAGTAGTTTTCATCTTCCTTAGTAAAGGAGCAAACTTTAGCACTGAAACTGCTAGCTTGGGCTTTCTCTTGATGTTGGGATCTGTTCTCGCCAATGCGATAAACAATATCCTCAGCAAGTCCAAAGGAGGTCGCTATCGGGCTATGGATATGACAGCTGTTGTGATATTTGTTGGCTTCGTCACCTTTAATACGTTGAGTCTGACCTCTCACTATCTAGAGGGGAATATATTAGCTTACTTTGCGCCGTTTGGACAGCTGCCCTATCTGCTTTCCATCCTCTATTTGGGAATTTTAGCCTCTATCGTGACTGGTAGTCTTTCTATCTATGCTATCGTTCGCCTCGGCGCATCAACCGTCAGTGTCTTTGGCAATCTTGGAACAGTTTTGACCATTCTAGCCGGAGCTCTTATCCTCCACGAACCGATTTATAGATACCATGTGATAGGAGCAACTTTGATTATTGCTGGAATTTTAGGCATGAATCTGATGAGAAGAAAGTAAAGATTGCTTAGCAGTCTTTCTCTTTATCTAAATAATGCAGAAAATTCAAAATTTTTAATGAAATTAAGTTTAAAAAACGATGATTTTAATATAGCATGTTAAAATAGATAAAAAGAATACTACTAGGATAAAGAGGAGAGAGTGTAAAAATGAAGCAAAATGATATAGCTGAAGCTATTGCTTTTTATAACAGAAAACCCGAGATGTTGAAACGTCACCTTATAGCAGTCGTAGATTGTGATTTGGTTGTTTATCATCGTCCTGGAAACGCAAGTAAAGGGCATATTATTTTTTATCATGGAGCTTGTGGCCGTAGTCAGATGTGGGCCCACCAGTATGATGCTTTTGATGGATTTGACCTTTACTTTGTCAATGTTAGAGGGCAGGGTGAATCACCTATGAAAGTTGGCCTACCCGACTTGGAAGGCGCTGTTCAAGATATAGATGCCATTTTGTCCTATTTCCAGTTGGATAAGGTGATATTGGTTGGTCATTCTTGGGGAGGAAATCCACTTCAAGAGTATACCTATCGCCATCCAGAAAGAGTCCTAGCCTTGGTCATGGTAGATAGTTGGGGACAGCATCGATACCTATCAGAGAAAGAAAGAGGTCGAATCAAATATAGTTCTCTTATGTACAAAACGATTCCTTGGAAGGTGATTGCTGATAAAAACTCAAAAATGTGTACCGATAACCCTATCACAAGAGAATTGGTCAAGACTGCCATTATAGAAACAGGGCGAGATGTTTTCTTGAACCTTGGAATCACAGGTTTCTTGGCAGTCCATGAGATAGAAGGATATAAAGGAAATTCTCCCATGCTATTAGTAAGAGGAGAAAACGATTTTCCCAAACACCTAAAAATAATCTATGATGGTATCATTGCTCTAAATCCCAATGCGCGTCAAGTAACGATTTCAGACAGCAAACACCAACCGATGAATGACCACCCTAAAGAGTTTAATCAGATAGTTGGTGATTTTTTTGAAGAAGTAGTAGCCTTGTAAGATAGAACCTATCCAACTTGTGAAAATCCCTGGAACGTGATAGAATAAAGGATAAGGGTTTTTAATAAATCATTGTTATAGAATGAGTGGATTTCTTTATGAAGCGGTTTGAAGTAACTACAAAAATTGGCAGTCTCTCTGTTACTTATAAAAAGAAAAAGAAAGTGCTTGTTTGTCTAAATGGCGCAGGTTTGCTACCAAGTTATGAAAATTTTTCACTTATACTTGAAAAACTTCCTTCCACAATTGGTTATTTGACAATTGATTTTCCAAACACAGGTAGGAGTCCGATTCATGACCAATCTGGAAAAAATCTGGACAATTTTGTAGACGCGGTTTATGAAGTACTTGAAAAATTGGCGATTTCTGAATATATACTTTGTGTACATAGTTTGAGTGGAATTTTGGCTTGCAAATTGATGAGCAAATCAATTAAGTGTCAGGCTTTAGTAGCAATTGAACCAACAACTAAAAAAGTAATGTTTTCTGATTTTTCAGAAAATCCTTATCCAGAAATGGAAGAGCAGATGAGACTGATTGAAGAGTGTGGCCCCGAAGTCTATTTTAAGAACATAACTCAAGCAGCATTTAGCTCTGAAACTAATGAAGAAATCTGGGATTTAGTGCAAGAAAAAGATTCAGAGTTGGAAAGACAAGTTCCAGAATTTCATATATATTGTGAGATTACTGAGAAAGATTTTGAGAATGTATCTATAGAAGCTCATATTCCCGTTTTTATTTTTTGTCAGGCTTATAGAGAAAAAGAGTACAGAGAATCAGAGTATTGGACTTCCAATACTAAGCTCATTTTAGGAGGGAATCACCATTATTTACAATGGTCAGAATCAGAAAAAATTGCAGCCATCATTCGAGAATTGTCAGAATAAGATGGAAAGAAGGAGAGTACAGGAGACAAGATGAACTACTTTAATGTTGGGAAAATCGTTAATACGCAGGGTCTACAGGGTGAGATGCGAGTCTTGTCTGTGACAGATTTTGCCGAAGAACGATTTAAAAAGGGAGCAGAGCTTGCTTTATTTGATGAAAAAGATCAGTTTGTCCAAACAGTGACCATCGCAAGTCACCGCAAGCATAAGAACTTTGACATTATCAAATTCAAAGACATGTACCATATCAATGCGATTGAAAAGTACAAGGGCTATAGTCTCAAGGTCGCTGAGGAAGATTTGAACGATTTAGATGATGGTGAATTCTACTATCACGAGATTATCGGTTTGGAAGTTTACGAGGGAGACAACTTGATAGGAACTATCAAGGAAATTCTACAACCAGGAGCCAATGATGTCTGGGTGGTCAAGCGAAAAGGTAAGCGAGATTTGCTTTTACCTTACATTCCTCCAGTAGTTCTCAATGTTGATATTCCAAACAAACGGGTTGATGTGGACATCTTAGAAGGGTTAGATGATGAAGATTGATATTTTAACCCTCTTTCCTGAGATGTTTTCTCCGCTGGAACACTCGATTGTTGGGAAG
This window harbors:
- a CDS encoding DMT family transporter → MNEKTKAYLAALSFSAIIGFSFLFTKIALGYASPLTNLAHRYTIAALVLVILHQTKLIKVSLSRKDILSILPMSLFYPLLFFIFQSFALQYISSSEAGILQALVPIFTLLLASVFLKEKTSLLQKFFLILSVAGVVFIFLSKGANFSTETASLGFLLMLGSVLANAINNILSKSKGGRYRAMDMTAVVIFVGFVTFNTLSLTSHYLEGNILAYFAPFGQLPYLLSILYLGILASIVTGSLSIYAIVRLGASTVSVFGNLGTVLTILAGALILHEPIYRYHVIGATLIIAGILGMNLMRRK
- a CDS encoding alpha/beta fold hydrolase is translated as MKQNDIAEAIAFYNRKPEMLKRHLIAVVDCDLVVYHRPGNASKGHIIFYHGACGRSQMWAHQYDAFDGFDLYFVNVRGQGESPMKVGLPDLEGAVQDIDAILSYFQLDKVILVGHSWGGNPLQEYTYRHPERVLALVMVDSWGQHRYLSEKERGRIKYSSLMYKTIPWKVIADKNSKMCTDNPITRELVKTAIIETGRDVFLNLGITGFLAVHEIEGYKGNSPMLLVRGENDFPKHLKIIYDGIIALNPNARQVTISDSKHQPMNDHPKEFNQIVGDFFEEVVAL
- a CDS encoding alpha/beta hydrolase, translated to MKRFEVTTKIGSLSVTYKKKKKVLVCLNGAGLLPSYENFSLILEKLPSTIGYLTIDFPNTGRSPIHDQSGKNLDNFVDAVYEVLEKLAISEYILCVHSLSGILACKLMSKSIKCQALVAIEPTTKKVMFSDFSENPYPEMEEQMRLIEECGPEVYFKNITQAAFSSETNEEIWDLVQEKDSELERQVPEFHIYCEITEKDFENVSIEAHIPVFIFCQAYREKEYRESEYWTSNTKLILGGNHHYLQWSESEKIAAIIRELSE
- the rimM gene encoding ribosome maturation factor RimM (Essential for efficient processing of 16S rRNA) gives rise to the protein MNYFNVGKIVNTQGLQGEMRVLSVTDFAEERFKKGAELALFDEKDQFVQTVTIASHRKHKNFDIIKFKDMYHINAIEKYKGYSLKVAEEDLNDLDDGEFYYHEIIGLEVYEGDNLIGTIKEILQPGANDVWVVKRKGKRDLLLPYIPPVVLNVDIPNKRVDVDILEGLDDED